From bacterium, a single genomic window includes:
- the murC gene encoding UDP-N-acetylmuramate--L-alanine ligase — translation MKGFIKNSKRIHLIGIGGIGVSGLAKILLRLNKKVSGSDNNYSPIIKKLRKLGIKVYIGQNEKNIDSDIDLVIYSQAILPDNPEYKKAKELNIPVLSYPEAVGEIMEEKRGIVVSGTHGKTTTSALVVNLLKTLNLSPSFLIGGEIINVGNSGVGDGEFLVVEGCEYKRSFLNYHPEIAIITNIEKDHLDYYKDINDIKSAFFQFSQNIKSDGVLIYCNEDRNVKSIVKKLKIKKLSYGFNSGNITCEGVRIRGRKTEFECFFNGKKLGKVNINLWGKHNVLNSLAAVGVGIYLGFLWKEIKKGLENFKGVHRRCEILGEKSDIIVIDDYGHHPTEIKSTLKCIKQVFPDKRLIVVFQPHQYSRTRFLLKDFAKSFSLADKIVVPDIYFVRDSLIEKKLVNAEILVEKIRKNGKKAIYLPTFREIVEYLYEIKKRGDIILTIGAGPVDKVAKEFLKRIK, via the coding sequence ATGAAAGGATTTATAAAAAACTCAAAAAGAATACATCTCATCGGGATTGGTGGCATTGGTGTAAGTGGTCTTGCTAAAATTTTACTTCGTTTAAATAAAAAAGTTTCCGGTTCAGATAATAATTATTCACCAATTATTAAAAAACTCAGAAAATTAGGAATAAAGGTGTACATTGGACAGAATGAAAAAAATATAGATTCAGATATAGACCTTGTTATTTATTCTCAGGCAATTTTACCTGATAATCCTGAATATAAAAAAGCAAAAGAATTAAATATCCCTGTTTTAAGTTACCCGGAAGCAGTTGGAGAAATAATGGAAGAAAAAAGGGGAATTGTTGTTTCAGGTACTCATGGGAAAACAACAACTTCTGCCCTTGTGGTAAATCTTCTAAAGACATTAAATTTATCACCATCTTTTTTAATAGGGGGTGAAATTATAAATGTAGGAAATTCGGGTGTGGGTGATGGTGAGTTTCTTGTTGTAGAAGGTTGTGAGTATAAAAGATCATTTTTAAATTACCATCCAGAAATTGCTATCATTACAAATATTGAAAAAGACCATCTTGATTACTATAAAGACATAAATGATATAAAAAGTGCTTTTTTTCAGTTTTCTCAAAATATTAAATCAGATGGTGTTTTAATTTACTGTAATGAAGATAGAAATGTTAAAAGTATTGTTAAAAAACTAAAAATTAAAAAATTATCTTACGGGTTTAATTCAGGAAATATAACATGTGAAGGAGTTAGAATAAGAGGAAGAAAAACAGAGTTTGAGTGTTTTTTTAATGGGAAAAAACTTGGAAAAGTTAATATAAATCTATGGGGTAAACATAATGTTTTGAATTCTCTTGCTGCTGTGGGAGTTGGGATTTACCTTGGTTTTTTATGGAAAGAAATAAAAAAAGGACTTGAAAATTTCAAGGGAGTTCACAGGAGATGCGAAATTCTTGGAGAAAAATCGGATATTATTGTTATTGATGATTATGGACATCATCCAACTGAGATAAAATCAACACTGAAATGTATAAAACAGGTATTTCCTGATAAAAGGTTGATAGTCGTATTTCAACCACATCAATATAGCAGAACAAGATTTTTATTGAAGGACTTTGCAAAATCATTTTCACTTGCAGATAAAATTGTTGTTCCTGATATATATTTTGTCAGGGATTCATTAATTGAAAAAAAACTTGTTAATGCAGAGATTCTTGTTGAGAAAATAAGAAAAAATGGTAAAAAAGCAATTTATCTTCCAACTTTTAGAGAAATAGTAGAATATCTTTATGAAATAAAAAAGAGAGGAGATATAATTTTGACTATAGGTGCAGGTCCTGTAGATAAAGTTGCAAAAGAATTTTTAAAAAGAATTAAATGA
- a CDS encoding NAD(P)H-hydrate epimerase, which yields MKKIILTREEILKIEKETVEKFGISNLILMENAGRESFYVIKKILKDIKNRKFFILCGKGNNGGDGFVLTRYLFNNGANVKVFYLGKPEDFTDISFLNFEILRRLKIDTESINDLKLKGLKIERKDVFIDAILGIGIKGEIKGDMRNVIEFINKSSIYTVSIDIPSGLDADTGEIHGVSVKSNITISMGFLKKGFFTGKGPEYVGKIKLVDIGFPKYYYEKDK from the coding sequence ATGAAAAAAATAATTTTAACAAGGGAAGAGATATTAAAAATAGAAAAAGAAACAGTTGAAAAATTTGGTATCAGCAATTTGATTCTTATGGAAAATGCAGGAAGAGAAAGTTTTTATGTAATAAAAAAAATATTGAAAGATATAAAAAATAGAAAGTTTTTTATTTTGTGTGGTAAGGGTAATAATGGAGGTGATGGTTTTGTTCTTACAAGATATTTATTTAATAATGGAGCAAATGTTAAAGTTTTTTACCTTGGCAAACCAGAAGATTTTACCGATATTTCTTTTTTAAATTTTGAAATATTGAGAAGATTAAAAATTGACACAGAGAGTATAAATGATTTAAAATTAAAAGGGTTGAAAATTGAAAGAAAGGACGTTTTTATAGATGCTATTTTAGGGATAGGAATAAAAGGTGAAATAAAAGGTGATATGAGAAATGTAATAGAGTTTATAAATAAAAGTTCAATTTATACTGTGTCAATTGATATACCATCAGGGCTTGATGCTGACACAGGTGAAATACACGGTGTTTCTGTTAAAAGTAATATAACAATAAGCATGGGATTTTTAAAAAAAGGTTTCTTTACTGGTAAAGGACCTGAATATGTAGGAAAAATTAAATTAGTCGATATTGGTTTTCCAAAATACTATTATGAGAAAGATAAGTAA
- a CDS encoding HEAT repeat domain-containing protein yields the protein MRKISKIFIFLYLLNFSIYGESQVLTFGTKTKKIEFLKKVLNNKDKVYIKEVANFLDDEDKEVRTFASLILYEIGDSTCIDFYKKSLGDEYWQIRLYGIKGLVKFGEGDILENLFASLDDPYWQVRYYAAIGIGKYGDENSISNLISHLNETNLEVKKAILISLKRLLWKNITRFNFKSMDENQLKLLFDCFESNDEQIKLLTISIFESVKDVRSIPYLVKLLGDKSDEVKIKSLWALEGFKTKNIEEIEGLLNEPSVKVKIEAIKTLVRLKGEEGINGLIKGLSDENESVKIYSLWALEKFKNPASYPEIVKCIADKSLSVREEAINIIERTDDSIFIPILEKFIENKETNIEHKKLAIIELGKIGNLDLNRAKDILKKYLKSSDREIRYTSIEGFYYLDKFDDYYIKNLVYMEKNDPDIRIRKCSSRYLGEIIDECIIKINSMRESDRKFVIDKIDSFIGSNEINKLLIKMFYSKYPEVREKAVFVLKEMPRKVFAKNVKELAKESDVELKKLCAIVLGEMRDLSSIGILKQGLTHFDPEYQLICANSLAKMGRNDGINVIMKNINNDDVYYQKIAVESLIYLDKIAYSPIFIKKLHDSELDIKIISAWGLARLGNLTGLEVLVRLSEINVEPIRTLANIYLKDQKIPSNLRSKIPFIREEIYRNKLGVQEVSPKIMYSYKTDIPVEIDGKDDEGIWKMIEEINGFISIEDEKVFIDAQTKIASVYDNENIYFLIKCENPSNGVINFDTRDFLTISINPKNSFNEWYQFVFHPLKFTFPLSEEVRYLKYSYKWKFYKNEEDVDKLWNSDWKIDTDVSSPGTVRKWIAEIAIPIKDLKVEKIIKGTQWTINFQREINNYIISTWTGRIDIPDQFGLIIFKESP from the coding sequence ATGAGAAAGATAAGTAAAATTTTTATTTTTTTATATTTACTAAATTTTAGTATATATGGTGAATCTCAGGTTCTTACATTCGGGACAAAGACAAAGAAGATTGAATTTCTGAAAAAAGTTTTAAACAATAAAGATAAGGTTTATATAAAAGAAGTTGCTAATTTTTTAGATGATGAAGATAAAGAAGTTAGAACTTTTGCATCTTTAATACTTTATGAAATAGGAGATTCTACCTGTATTGATTTCTACAAAAAATCTCTTGGTGATGAGTACTGGCAGATAAGATTATATGGAATAAAAGGACTTGTTAAATTTGGAGAAGGGGATATTCTTGAGAATTTATTTGCTTCACTTGATGACCCATACTGGCAGGTAAGATACTATGCTGCAATAGGTATTGGAAAATATGGAGACGAAAATTCAATCTCTAATCTTATTTCACATCTTAATGAGACAAATTTAGAAGTAAAAAAAGCAATTCTGATATCATTAAAGAGATTATTATGGAAAAACATAACAAGATTTAATTTTAAGTCAATGGATGAAAATCAATTAAAATTACTTTTTGATTGTTTTGAAAGTAATGATGAGCAGATAAAATTATTAACAATTTCTATTTTTGAAAGTGTGAAAGATGTAAGGAGTATTCCATATCTTGTAAAATTGCTGGGAGATAAAAGTGATGAGGTGAAGATTAAATCATTATGGGCACTTGAAGGATTTAAAACGAAAAATATAGAAGAAATTGAGGGTTTATTGAATGAACCATCTGTAAAGGTAAAGATTGAAGCGATTAAAACTCTTGTTAGATTAAAAGGAGAAGAAGGAATAAATGGTTTAATTAAAGGATTGAGTGATGAAAATGAGAGTGTAAAGATATATTCTTTATGGGCACTTGAAAAATTTAAAAATCCTGCTTCTTATCCTGAAATAGTTAAATGTATTGCAGATAAGTCCCTAAGTGTTAGAGAAGAAGCAATAAATATTATTGAAAGAACTGATGATTCTATATTTATTCCTATTTTAGAAAAGTTTATTGAGAATAAAGAAACAAACATAGAGCATAAAAAACTGGCTATAATTGAACTTGGAAAAATAGGAAATCTTGATTTAAACAGAGCAAAAGATATACTCAAAAAATATTTAAAAAGTTCTGATAGAGAAATAAGATATACTTCTATTGAAGGTTTCTATTATCTTGATAAATTTGATGATTATTACATTAAAAATCTTGTTTATATGGAAAAGAATGACCCTGATATAAGAATTAGAAAGTGCAGTTCAAGATATTTAGGTGAAATAATAGATGAATGCATTATTAAAATAAATAGTATGAGAGAAAGCGATAGAAAATTTGTTATTGATAAAATAGATAGTTTCATAGGAAGTAATGAAATAAATAAGTTGTTAATTAAGATGTTTTATAGTAAATATCCAGAAGTTAGAGAAAAAGCGGTTTTTGTTTTAAAAGAGATGCCCAGAAAAGTATTTGCAAAAAATGTTAAAGAACTTGCAAAAGAATCAGATGTAGAATTAAAAAAATTATGTGCTATTGTTTTAGGAGAAATGCGAGATTTAAGTTCAATTGGAATTTTAAAACAGGGATTAACTCATTTTGACCCTGAATATCAACTTATATGTGCCAATTCTCTTGCAAAAATGGGTAGAAACGACGGGATTAATGTGATTATGAAAAATATTAATAATGATGATGTTTATTATCAGAAAATTGCAGTTGAATCTCTTATTTATTTAGATAAGATAGCGTATTCACCTATATTTATTAAAAAACTTCATGACTCAGAACTTGATATAAAAATTATTTCTGCATGGGGACTCGCAAGGTTAGGAAATTTAACAGGTTTAGAAGTTCTTGTAAGATTGTCTGAAATAAATGTTGAACCTATAAGAACACTTGCAAATATTTATCTAAAGGACCAAAAAATTCCTTCTAATCTCAGAAGTAAGATACCTTTTATTAGAGAGGAAATATATAGAAATAAATTAGGAGTTCAGGAGGTAAGTCCGAAGATAATGTATTCATATAAAACAGATATTCCAGTTGAAATAGATGGAAAAGATGATGAAGGAATATGGAAAATGATTGAGGAAATTAATGGATTTATAAGTATAGAAGATGAAAAAGTTTTTATTGATGCTCAAACAAAAATAGCGAGTGTTTATGACAATGAAAATATTTACTTTTTAATTAAATGTGAAAATCCATCAAATGGTGTAATAAATTTTGATACAAGAGATTTTTTAACAATTTCTATAAATCCAAAGAATTCTTTTAATGAATGGTATCAATTCGTTTTTCATCCCCTTAAGTTTACATTTCCACTTTCTGAAGAAGTAAGATATCTTAAATACAGTTACAAATGGAAATTTTATAAAAATGAAGAAGATGTGGATAAATTATGGAATTCTGATTGGAAAATTGATACAGATGTTTCTTCCCCTGGAACAGTTAGAAAATGGATTGCTGAAATAGCCATACCTATTAAAGATTTAAAAGTAGAAAAAATTATCAAAGGAACTCAATGGACAATAAACTTTCAGAGAGAGATAAATAATTATATTATATCAACATGGACAGGTAGAATAGATATTCCAGACCAGTTTGGTTTAATTATTTTCAAGGAGAGCCCATGA
- a CDS encoding transcriptional repressor, translating to MEKYKKSLKKNKLKITPKRVAIINYFLKNDKYFTPFDIWKYMKNNFKKIGLPTVYRNLAYFEKIGILTKIEGEENRFYYGICKEEKNIHHHHIVCISCHKVDDFGICNFEEIKNDIEKKTGFIITEHQFFLKGLCKNCKRR from the coding sequence ATGGAAAAATATAAAAAATCGCTTAAAAAAAATAAGTTAAAAATTACTCCTAAAAGGGTTGCAATAATAAACTATTTTCTCAAAAATGATAAATATTTTACTCCATTTGATATCTGGAAATATATGAAAAACAACTTTAAAAAAATAGGACTTCCAACAGTATATAGAAACCTTGCATATTTTGAAAAAATTGGGATATTAACAAAAATAGAAGGTGAAGAAAACAGATTTTATTATGGGATTTGCAAAGAAGAAAAGAATATTCATCATCACCATATAGTTTGTATCTCATGTCATAAAGTAGATGATTTTGGAATTTGTAATTTTGAAGAAATAAAAAATGATATAGAAAAGAAAACCGGCTTTATTATTACAGAACACCAATTTTTTCTTAAAGGATTATGTAAAAATTGTAAGAGGAGGTAA